In Oncorhynchus kisutch isolate 150728-3 linkage group LG5, Okis_V2, whole genome shotgun sequence, a genomic segment contains:
- the LOC116374245 gene encoding transcription cofactor vestigial-like protein 4: MLVTKMDLLNYQYLDKMNNNIGILCYEGEAALRGDPRMHQSMSLSSSGGTNHSHRTGPPPISPGKRKHSLSHSTGQDQQDNDDQDCDNQHVAKMSRLFAAQLQSRTPSM; encoded by the exons ATGCTTGTTACAAAAATGGATCTGTTGAATTATCAgtacctggacaaaatgaacaacaACATCGGCATACTCTGCTATGAAG gCGAGGCAGCCCTGCGAGGTGACCCCAGGATGCACCAGTCCATGTCCCTGTCATCATCTGGCGGCACCAACCATAGTCACCGGACAGGTCCTCCTCCCATCAGCCCCGGCAAGAGGAAGCACAGTCTCAGCCACAGCACAGGACAGgaccaacaggacaatgatgacCAAGACTGTGACAACCAACACGTGGCCAAGATGAGCCGGCTGTTTGCTGCACAGCT GCAGAGCAGAACCCCGTCGATGTGA